The DNA sequence CACCAGCCGGGCTCCTTTCACTGCTCCTCaacctctggtcctctggtcccccccccacccctcacttCCAGCAGCACCGGGCTTTTTCACCCACTCCGTTTCACCCACCCGTTccacagagggaggcagagcagGGCAGCACCTGTCTGGACGCGTGTCTAGACCCCGCTGCTGTTGCTGATTATTACCTGATTAAAAATCTGACTCTTTATGAGAAAGGGAAAggataaatatttttatttatttacttttcctTTCAAGGATTACGAGGGCAGTATTGAAAACACAGCGGAAATAAGGGGTCATAAACTTTGACCCTGGCGGGTCATCTGTTTAAACATTATAACTGCCTGATTGGACATTTTTTAAATCGTTCAACATTTTGACATTCAACATTTCATGTTTAGGGGCTCTTTTTTCCGTTATGTGATACAatctatttaatgatgtactttTTTAGGTTCCTTTGGCACGGTCTGAGACTTATCTGAGTGAGCTTCTGGAGGAAGTTTGCAGCAGCATGAGTGACTATGCCCTCTATGTAGACCCCGACACTCAAGAGAAACGTTATAAGAGGTTTGCTCCCAGAGACAATGGAGGCACGGAGAGCTTCCCAGACATTCAAAACTTCAAGTTTGATGGAATGGATTCCTCCAGTGCCTTGAAATTTGCGGTGAGTCAAAAGAAGATTTATATCTTTACCAAGAAGTAATTAAATCGATTAAATTCCTTTCCAGCTTGGAAGCCACAATCTGCCCATTTATTCAGATTCCAAAAAGAAATGGCTTATCAATGTGGGATTTGAAAACAGTTCCTCATGGCAGATATTAACTGTTGCATATTTATATAATAgactatataataataaatgtactcaacaatatctctctctctctatatatatatatatatatatatatatatatatatatatatatatatctctctctctatatatctctcttactctgagagagagagagagagagagagagagatatatatatatatatatatatatatatatattctatagacTATACTTCGCCCTGATAATCAGGCAGATTTAAGTTCTTTAAAGAACCTTTTTggcctggcttgtgtgtaatgCATTTTAAAAGTCGTGTGATAGATGCCATAGGTATGCACAGCCATGGTGCCATGATGCCTAAAGCCGGATTTCTGCTACCTCTTGCTTTGGACGTTGTCAGACCAAAGAGTTGATATCCTAACTTTCACAAGCGAATGGGAAGAATTTACGGTACTTAGTGAAAATATCAGTTTGCTAGGTGCCGTTGCTGCACCAGCCAACCGCCCCGTGACAAGATGGCTGGGTGGCGGCTGCGGTATAGGGAAAGAAAAGACTGCCGCGTTCAGAAGACCAACTAAAAACACTGAAGGCCTAGGTGTGCATGGCTgacccctttctctcctctcacaTGCAGTGTGAAACCATTTTAGAAGACCTAGATGAAGATATCATCTCGCTCTTCAGCCAGAACACACAACATGTTGCTGATGAGTTATGTTCCGGCGTGTCAGGTACAGTACTAGGACATATTGGACCATCGGTGTGTAAATACCAGTCCCCGTTCACTCCCCTTCAGAGATATCAGAATAATGCATTTTTTCCCCCCTTGTTCTACATAGAGCTATAATCATTCTACCTGGCCCTTCAATTTACATGTAATCGAAATGTCAAATGTAGCAACCCAATTCAATTTTCTAATAAACATCTTCTTTGTCTTAAATTTCAGACTACTGTAAAGACGCCAAACACACAAATGAGGAGTTATAGTTACTCTATCATTTTTATATACATAATGTATGAAGATGAGACCAGGATATTCATAATTTATCAAATAATTGTTTGGGAGGGGGAAATCTCATTTGGacaaaattatttgttattttaatcattttaaatGAATGACGTTCCGCTTTGCCTCTGTTCATACTATTTGAAACACACTCTATACACGGTCATATCTATAATGCAATTACGATAGCCCTCACATTGAATAAAATCAAAATGTACTCATCACGTATTAAAATAACCATCATAGTGAATAAAGAAAAGGCTCATAATGCTAATTCTAATGCATACGTTTTTTGCTAAATATTGTCATGTATAAACCATGACAACTTAATTGTATAACCAGTATTTTGATCTAGTTTTTGGATAGGCTTCCTTTGACATGTTGTGTATTGTGTAAACATAACTTGAGGCCTTCTCAGAAAAGCTTTTCCTGGCTCGACTGTAGGCTGTAATGCTGTATTATTAGATTTGTAATACAATAGTAATAAAGAAAGATTTTGCTCATGCTTAATCCTCCACAATGACCAACTTTGTTGGCCTAGTAAATGGTATTTGGAAAAAAATTAGACCAAGGAAACTTTGAACTACATCATGCTCAGTTCAGTTTATATATGGGTACAATTAAGTATTGCCCAGTGTGTTATATATATTGGTTATATTTCATATCCAGTGTTGACAACTCTTTAATAAATTCCTTGGGTGTatattttgaaagggaacttgAAATTGCTCCCAGAGCTATATCTTCGTGTGTTCTTAAGTAAAAGTAAGAAGAGCACTGTATTGCAAAGGATAGatttagggttaaggttaacgTTTCCACAAGTACCACATACTTGTTTTCATCCAAGGGAGTATCCTATAATGTTGGATGTTTGGGATGTTGCATTGCAATAAAATAACAGCCTTTTCGCTGGCCACCATCCATTCTTCCATCTTCTTTACTCGTTCTATGGAAACTTGTGGGAACCCTTGCAGCTAGACCATGAATGGGCTGCCATTCTATTGCAAGGGCACAGACGCAGATTGCAAGGGCACAGACGCAGATTTCCCGACTCATGCAAACATAGGGAGAACATGCAAACTGCATGCACACAGGACCCCCCTTCTCATGGGTCCTACATTATCTTCACTTATGGCAATATGGCCAATACTGATGTGGGCCTCTGAGTGAGAATATTAATAAGGCATATGCAAACTATTTTTGCATAAGTAATGCTTAATATTTAATGTGGGATTTTAGGAGAACTTAGAGTTGTATCGCCACAATTAAAGGCCCTTTAACTATGACTCTGATGAAACAATTTCCACATTTCACACACTTCTGTTAAGACAGAAATGTTAAATGAAGTAGAACTATTATAACAGGCATTACTTTTGGAGTTAAGTTGAAGCGATGTGATGGCAGCAACTTGTTCCCCAGGATGACAAGTGTTATTGCTGCCATTAATGCTGGAGCGCCAGAGACATGAAGCTCTGACAGTACGCACTGCTGAAGACACTTCCCACCCAGCCACTGTTTCTAGAATGCTTTTGTCACGTCTCGAGACCCCTTCCCTTCCTTACCATCAATCAATCGCAGAAAAAATGGAGAAGGGTGCAACTACTGGAATATTCTGAATAAAACattaatatttacaatattggtagtagcagtagtatacTGGCTTTGGATCAAAACCACTTACCATCCTCATTGcatactttattatttattttaatgtataatTTAAATATTCTACTCTGATGAGAAAATAGACATCCATGCCACCGCTCAATGTTTTTGAAGGCAAACTCAAGTCATCCTAAACCCTGGGGATAAAAGACTAAAAAGTCTCAAGGTTTTGATGATTAAGGATAATATAAAGTCTGACAATGTTCAACCAAGCCATTGAAAAGgctatattatttattttgcctCTTGAGAAGCGGGGACAGTCGTTGTTTGGGGCAACACTTGAGTGAATACGGTTTCCCTTTTAATCAGAGAATAATgtgtcagcagcagcaggatcCAGCCCCAGCTTGGCCCATTGTGTTGCCAGCCGTCGCAACGACTCATGCACCCCAAGCTGATACCCCTGACAGATCAAGGGTTACCAAGGTGGATGGTTGACTACTAGGGGACAGGCAACAGTCATGCCAGCTAAACATTCATTTCCTGTTGCAGGATCTCTAAGCTATGGAGGGGTACTGGCTGAGTTCCTCCTGTCCATTTAGATCACAGATATGATATACTGTATGAAGCTGTGTGTTGCTCCAAATGGGGTTGAAGTAAGTTTTAATTACTAATTATTAAAAAAGTTGATTTCATGACTTCAAATGAAATAATACCtactattttctgtatttcaATGTACTTTAAGATGGAGGAGCAAAAGAGTTGGGCATTCTAAATGTGTCAAAGATATATGAATCCTCACAAAGTGAATTCAAAAAATATctttggaggtgtgtgtgcttggtttACCCTAATATTATTCTAACTTCTATCTTCCCACCCTATACTTTTATACCGTAAAGTTTTGCCACTGAGCTGTGGCATTAACTTGTATTCTAACAagattaaaatatatttgtCCTGGAGATTAGCATAGTTAAGCCTCCCCTCTCCTTGCCTTTGGGGCCGGCTGCAGCAGGCTTTGATCAGTGTTGCGGAGCGAGGGCCAGGCTTGGGCGCAGCCATCCAGGGTCCTGGTGTGAAATCAGCCTGATGTCATCCCCcattctccacctccaccaagcCTTTAGCAGCCGTAATTATATTTCCGCCACAAAGGGCCCCCGTCCCCTCATTCCATATTCCAAGTTTGACTAGGAAACGTTTTGGAGAACTATGGCTAAATTACCcagtggggggagaggaggacaggatgGGTCCTCTTTTG is a window from the Gadus chalcogrammus isolate NIFS_2021 chromosome 8, NIFS_Gcha_1.0, whole genome shotgun sequence genome containing:
- the cnpy1 gene encoding protein canopy-1 yields the protein MSLWIIQIAVVMLSLLISRSHQKKDPVLYCSACRAIVDELSYSISQVDPKKTINVGSFRLNADGTLQDKKVPLARSETYLSELLEEVCSSMSDYALYVDPDTQEKRYKRFAPRDNGGTESFPDIQNFKFDGMDSSSALKFACETILEDLDEDIISLFSQNTQHVADELCSGVSDYCKDAKHTNEEL